The Methylomonas montana genome has a window encoding:
- a CDS encoding transaldolase has product MAKNLLEQLREMTVVVADTGDIQAIETFKPRDATTNPSLITAAAQMPQYQGIVDDTLKGARETLGAAASAAQVVTLAFDRLAVSFGLKILEIVEGRVSTEVDARLSYDTEATIAKGRDLIAQYEAAGISKERVLIKIAATWEGIQAAAVLEKEGIHTNLTLLFGLHQAIACAENGITLISPFVGRILDWYKKDTGRDSYAPTEDPGVLSVTEIYNYYKKFGYKTEVMGASFRNIGEITELAGCDLLTIAPSLLAELQSVEGDLPRKLDPAKSGSSAIEKINVDKATFDRMHEENRMAKEKLAEGIDGFAKALEALEKLLSARLASLEA; this is encoded by the coding sequence ATGGCAAAAAATTTACTTGAACAACTCCGCGAAATGACCGTTGTTGTTGCCGACACTGGCGACATCCAAGCGATTGAAACCTTTAAACCACGCGACGCGACTACCAATCCTTCTTTGATTACTGCTGCCGCGCAAATGCCGCAATACCAAGGTATCGTTGATGATACATTGAAAGGCGCTCGTGAAACTTTGGGCGCGGCTGCCTCAGCTGCGCAAGTCGTCACACTGGCATTCGATCGTCTGGCTGTTTCTTTCGGCCTGAAAATTCTGGAAATCGTTGAAGGCCGCGTATCTACCGAAGTCGATGCCAGATTGTCTTACGACACCGAAGCAACTATCGCTAAAGGTCGTGACCTGATTGCTCAATATGAAGCAGCGGGTATTTCCAAAGAACGCGTACTGATCAAAATCGCAGCAACTTGGGAAGGTATCCAGGCTGCGGCTGTATTGGAAAAAGAAGGTATTCACACCAACCTGACTTTATTGTTTGGTTTGCACCAAGCGATTGCTTGCGCAGAAAACGGTATTACCCTGATTTCTCCATTCGTTGGCCGTATTTTGGACTGGTACAAAAAAGACACCGGTCGCGATTCTTATGCACCTACTGAAGATCCAGGCGTATTGTCAGTAACTGAAATCTACAACTACTACAAAAAATTCGGCTACAAAACCGAAGTAATGGGTGCCAGCTTCAGAAACATTGGCGAGATCACCGAATTGGCGGGTTGCGATTTGCTGACCATCGCGCCTTCCTTGTTGGCTGAACTGCAATCTGTTGAAGGCGATCTGCCGCGTAAATTGGATCCAGCTAAATCGGGTTCTTCTGCTATTGAAAAAATCAATGTCGACAAAGCGACTTTCGATCGCATGCACGAAGAAAACCGTATGGCCAAAGAAAAATTGGCGGAAGGTATTGACGGTTTCGCCAAAGCATTAGAAGCCTTGGAAAAGTTGTTGTCAGCTCGTTTGGCCAGTCTGGAAGCTTAA
- the fbaA gene encoding class II fructose-bisphosphate aldolase — protein sequence MSQKILDVVKPGVVTGEDVQKIFAICKENKFALPAVNVISTDTINSVLEAAAKVKSPVVIQFSNGGAAFVAGKGLKLEGQGCSIVGAISGAHHVHAMAEHYGVPVILHTDHAAKKLLPWIDGLLDAGEKHFAATGKPLFSSHMLDLSEESLEENIEICGKYLERMSKMGMTLEIELGCTGGEEDGVDNSGMDHSALYTQPEDVAYAYEHLSKISHRFTIAASFGNVHGVYSPGNVKLTPTILANSQKYVSEKFGLPHNTLNFVFHGGSGSSPEEIKESISYGVVKMNIDTDTQWASWAGVMEFYKKNEGYLQGQIGNPDGADKPNKKYYDPRVWQRAGQVGMVTRLEQAFQELNAVNSL from the coding sequence ATGTCACAAAAAATATTAGATGTTGTTAAGCCCGGTGTTGTAACCGGTGAAGATGTTCAAAAAATCTTTGCTATTTGCAAAGAAAATAAGTTTGCTTTGCCTGCTGTCAACGTGATCAGCACCGATACCATTAACTCGGTTTTGGAAGCGGCAGCAAAAGTAAAATCGCCAGTAGTGATTCAGTTTTCAAATGGCGGTGCGGCGTTTGTGGCTGGTAAAGGCTTGAAATTAGAAGGTCAAGGTTGCTCAATTGTCGGTGCAATCTCCGGCGCTCACCATGTGCACGCGATGGCTGAGCACTATGGCGTGCCTGTTATTTTACATACCGACCATGCCGCGAAAAAATTGTTGCCATGGATTGACGGCTTGCTGGATGCCGGCGAGAAGCATTTTGCAGCGACCGGTAAACCTTTATTCAGTTCGCACATGTTGGATTTGTCTGAAGAAAGTCTGGAAGAAAATATCGAAATCTGCGGCAAGTATCTTGAACGTATGTCCAAAATGGGCATGACGCTGGAAATCGAGCTGGGTTGCACCGGCGGCGAAGAAGATGGCGTCGATAACAGCGGTATGGATCATTCTGCTTTGTATACTCAACCTGAAGACGTGGCGTATGCGTATGAGCATTTGAGCAAAATTAGCCATCGTTTCACCATTGCCGCGTCATTCGGTAACGTTCATGGTGTTTATTCACCAGGTAACGTCAAACTGACTCCGACAATTTTGGCTAACTCGCAAAAATATGTTTCCGAGAAATTCGGTTTGCCACATAACACTTTGAACTTCGTATTCCATGGCGGTTCCGGTTCTTCTCCCGAAGAAATCAAGGAATCCATCAGCTACGGCGTCGTGAAAATGAACATCGACACCGACACCCAATGGGCAAGCTGGGCCGGTGTGATGGAATTCTACAAGAAAAACGAAGGTTATTTGCAAGGCCAAATCGGCAACCCCGATGGTGCCGATAAACCAAACAAAAAATATTATGACCCACGTGTTTGGCAACGTGCCGGCCAAGTTGGCATGGTGACTCGTTTGGAGCAAGCCTTCCAAGAGTTGAACGCCGTTAATTCGTTGTAA